From Aspergillus fumigatus Af293 chromosome 5, whole genome shotgun sequence, a single genomic window includes:
- a CDS encoding decapping enzyme complex catalytic subunit DCP2 — protein sequence MTETKMQLEDWLDDLCVRFIINLPREELESVERICFQVEEAQWFYEDFIRPLDPALPSLSLKAFALRIFQHCPLMSQWSHYHHITAFSEFLAYKTRVPVRGAILLNQDMDEVVLVKGWKKGANWSFPRGKINKDEKDLDCAIREVYEETGYDVREAGLVKDEKDVKYIEITMREQHMRLYVFRGVPHDAHFEPRTRKEISKIEWYKLSDLPTLMKKSKPNDENMAVANANKFYMVAPFMHPLKKWIAQQRRLDAKAQSGGVKQQSQLEGETSMDEASQPAIHQTPARHAAPSDLPEVTSAEDASSHLKRLLNIHSASTQTPFPPPQTSAPDASKSNALLELLRSGSSHKPTHEAPTNDQELPPNVLHEAMPPPHQPQTLSAPDFFPGFPQQVAYSGQHDNLLHISGQPNHGAALSHLPTPVHSLGVGGPHAVYHGVSQFSNRHPSELHAAAQTQRPAPAPAPYQRTGDPEFSQAAQAPQIQGPAIPPASKLPPPKLTSHSLALLNVFKDNSMKTPKTTIADLATLSEKTPSAERKPSQHQDQLLSLLKGATPAPAELSAQPASPTAKQILQRTRTDPSTPKRSAPQTHVTPKGASRNPTSSSGPPLVVPPEAAFKQPVKKNQNDSNRKNKDRHSQPLSSPITILTRPQSDRKDRSPTPASSQSPKPRSSRASSQSRTNMMKAAEPHKSFQPQILRRSDNLNLDNILPTRSKDENGGARQVTSPSLSAGQVAKPAQPAQLPQPPQPNFDRRPSQTAAQKEALLSLFGKRPVSPLTSPSGKTDLRTPLTKPSAPSSCVSPLSPSRPTSDVGTETLNANKVSSPVNKAFLLGFLEGVAKGNK from the exons ATGACAGAAACAAAGATGCAGCTGGAGGACT GGCTGGATGACCTGTGTGTCCGCTTCATTATAAATTTACCTCGCGAAGAGCTGGAGTCCGTCGAACGAATCTGTTTTCAAGTGGAGGAGGCACAATGGTTCTACGAGGATTTCATTCGCCCGTTGGACCCCGCGCTTCCCTCGTTATCTCTGAAAGCTTTCGCGCTGCGCATCTTTCAGCATTGCCCACTGATGTCCCAATGGTCCCACTACCATCATATTACAGCGTTCTCGGAGTTTCTGGCCTACAAGACCCGTGTGCCGGTACGTGGTGCCATCCTGCTGAATCAGGACATGGATGAGGTAGTGCTGGTTAAGGGTTGGAAGAAGGGCGCCAATTGGAGCTTTCCTCGCGGTAAAATCaacaaggatgaaaaggacCTCGACTGCGCGATTCGTGAGGTCTACGAAGAGACTGGTTATGACGTGCGGGAGGCCGGGCTAGTGAAGGATGAAAAGGACGTCAAGTATATCGAGATCACCATGAGAGAACAACATATGAGGTTGTATGTGTTCCGCGGCGTGCCACATGATGCTCACTTTGAACCTCGTACTCGGAAGGAAATCAGCAAGATTGAATGGTATAAGCTGTCGGACTTGCCAACGTtaatgaagaaaagcaagcCAAACGATGAGAATATGGCGGTTGCAAACGCGAACAAATTCTACATGGTTGCACCGTTCATGCACCCCCTCAAGAAATGGATTGCTCAACAACGGCGGCTTGACGCAAAGGCGCAATCAGGAGGCGTTAAACAACAGTCGCAGTTGGAAGGAGAAACATCAATGGACGAGGCCTCTCAACCGGCTATCCACCAGACACCAGCCAGGCATGCTGCTCCTAGTGATTTACCTGAAGTTACTTCAGCAGAGGACGCCTCTTCTCACCTCAAGCGACTTCTTAACATTCACTCGGCCTCCACTCAGACTCCGTTCCCTCCTCCACAGACTTCTGCTCCGGATGCTTCCAAGTCCAATGCTCTGCTGGAATTGTTAAGGAGCGGCTCCTCTCACAAACCTACTCATGAGGCTCCCACAAACGACCAGGAACTTCCCCCTAATGTGCTCCATGAGGCTATGCCCCCACCACATCAACCTCAAACTCTTTCGGCACCAGATTTCTTTCCAGGGTTCCCTCAGCAAGTTGCCTACTCTGGACAACATGACAATTTACTACATATTTCCGGGCAACCAAACCATGGCGCTGCTCTTTCACATTTGCCAACTCCCGTGCACTCGCTTGGTGTAGGAGGACCCCACGCTGTTTATCATGGGGTATCACAGTTTTCAAATCGCCACCCATCTGAGTTGCACGCAGCTGCGCAGACTCAGaggccagcgccagcgccagctcCATACCAGAGAACTGGTGATCCAGAATTCTCGCAGGCGGCGCAAGCTCCGCAAATTCAAGGGCCAGCTATACCACCAGCAAGCAAATTGCCTCCGCCGAAGCTTACCAGCCACTCATTAGCGCTACTGAATGTTTTCAAAGACAATTCAATGAAAACGCCAAAGACAACAATCGCTGATTTGGCAACGCTCTCGGAGAAAACGCCATCTGCTGAACGCAAACCGTCGCAACATCAAGATCAACTGTTGAGTCTCCTTAAGGGAGCCACTCCAGCGCCTGCCGAATTATCGGCCCAACCTGCCTCTCCGACTGCCAAACAAATTCTCCAACGGACTCGTACCGATCCTAGCACTCCCAAGAGATCTGCCCCCCAAACACATGTGACACCAAAGGGAGCGTCGCGCAACCCTACCAGTTCGTCCGGGCCTCCGCTCGTCGTTCCTCCTGAGGCGGCTTTCAAGCAACCAGTGAAGAAAAACCAGAACGACTCAAACCGGAAGAACAAAGATCGACACTCACAGCCTCTTTCGTCTCCCATTACCATATTGACCAGACCGCAGTCGGACAGGAAGGATCGCTCACCTACTCCAGCATCCTCTCAGTCTCCTAAGCCTCGCTCGTCAAGAGCGTCTTCCCAATCTCGTACCAACATGATGAAGGCCGCAGAGCCACACAAGTCATTCCAGCCGCAGATACTACGTCGCTCGGATAATCTAAACCTAGACAACATCCTTCCGACGCGGAGTAAAGATGAGAACGGTGGGGCTCGGCAAGTGACTTCCCCATCTCTCAGTGCTGGGCAAGTGGCGAAACCTGCTCAACCTGCTCagcttcctcagcctcctcaGCCAAATTTCGACCGCCGACCAAGCCAAACAGCTGCGCAGAAGGAGGCTCTCCTCTCGCTTTTTGGCAAACGGCCTGTTTCTCCACTTACTTCACCCTCTGGAAAAACGGACCTCCGTACACCCCTCACCAAACCGTCAGCTCCTTCCTCGTGTGTTAGTCCGCTTTCGCCCAGTCGTCCTACCTCCGACGTCGGAACTGAAACGCTGAACGCAAACAAGGTTTCATCCCCAGTCAATAAGGCTTTCCTGCTTGGATTCTTGGAAGGCGTAGCGAAGGGAAACAAATGA
- the caf17 gene encoding YgfZ/GcvT domain-containing protein, translating to MRSITSSKRVCAHCLSRSRLFSTTVQHRAQPSSNAVPSSPPRSGYARLTNRGLISITGVDSTTFLQGLITQNMLIANDPRRATRRTGTYTAFLNSQGRVLNDAFIYPMPKGDSETDTTGDPAWLVEVDKNEVSSLLKHLKKHKLRSKLKLRALEDGERTVWSSWKDHAEPRWAAYNLESESSSPFAPSSSVAGCIDTRAPGFGSRLVTPGEEDLRVHLPDEAQVAGSQVDLGTYTVRRMLHGIAEGQAEIIRESALPLECNMDMMRGVDFRKGCYVGQELTIRTHHTGVVRKRIVPVQLYANSAPQSGDTPVYDPSAAVALPPSGSNISKVDGRKGRSAGKFLGGVGNIGLALCRLEIMTDIVLTGEGSHYSPEQEFKISWSAPEEGSSSATEPGEVKVKALVPPWLRDYISSGARNLARKVDNQEGHRAKELLYQLEEEEEQRRNE from the coding sequence ATGCGATCCATTACATCTTCGAAAAGAGTTTGCGCTCACTGTCTGAGCCGTTCAAGGCTCTTCTCGACCACCGTACAGCACCGCGCTCAGCCATCAAGCAATGCTGTCCCTTCTTCCCCGCCTCGGTCTGGATATGCTCGACTTACGAACCGGGGTTTGATATCGATCACAGGTGTCGATAGTACTACTTTTCTTCAAGGACTAATTACTCAGAATATGCTCATTGCGAATGACCCCCGCCGCGCAACTCGTCGAACCGGGACCTACACGGCTTTCCTGAACTCCCAAGGTCGAGTGTTGAACGATGCGTTCATCTATCCGATGCCCAAAGGAGATAGCGAGACGGATACAACTGGTGACCCAGCATGGCTGGTTGAAGTGGACAAAAACGAGGTATCCAGCCTCTTGAAGCATCTTAAGAAACATAAACTTCGATCGAAGTTGAAGCTCCGTGCCCTGGAAGACGGTGAACGCACCGTCTGGTCGTCATGGAAAGACCATGCTGAGCCCCGATGGGCGGCGTATAACTTGGAATCGGAATCGTCCTCGCCGTTCGCACCCTCGTCATCCGTTGCTGGATGCATCGATACCAGGGCTCCGGGTTTCGGGTCTCGGCTCGTCACACCTGGCGAGGAGGACCTGCGTGTTCATCTACCGGATGAGGCTCAGGTTGCTGGCTCCCAGGTCGATTTGGGCACGTATACGGTTCGTCGGATGTTGCACGGGATAGCGGAGGGACAGGCTGAGATAATCCGCGAATCTGCGCTTCCCCTCGAATGCAATATGGACATGATGCGGGGTGTTGACTTCCGCAAGGGCTGCTACGTCGGTCAGGAGCTTACGATCCGTACGCATCATACGGGGGTTGTGCGGAAACGGATTGTGCCTGTGCAGTTGTACGCGAACTCCGCCCCTCAATCCGGTGATACCCCCGTATATGATCCCTCTGCAGCGGTGGCCTTGCCACCTAGCGGATCGAATATCTCCAAGGTTGATGGTAGAAAGGGCCGAAGCGCGGGAAAGTTCCTCGGTGGAGTCGGAAATATCGGTTTAGCTCTTTGTCGATTGGAGATAATGACCGATATCGTGCTCACAGGTGAGGGTTCACACTACAGCCCTGAGCAAGAATTCAAGATTTCATGGTCTGCGCCAGAAGAGGGATCATCAAGTGCTACGGAGCCAGGAGAAGTGAAGGTTAAAGCTCTTGTGCCGCCCTGGCTGAGGGACTATATCTCCTCTGGAGCGAGGAACCTTGCTCGCAAGGTGGACAACCAGGAAGGCCACCGGGCAAAGGAGCTCTTATATCAGTtagaggaggaggaagagcaaCGGCGGAATGAGTGA